A single window of Bradyrhizobium daqingense DNA harbors:
- a CDS encoding ATP-binding protein — protein sequence MAIDAPSSPNAQPWSDRLRHSTIILIAAALALSVVVSLGELSALHAALVFLCVAAAALIPWRLHDPAASRDDVRRINPVESAAVAAVVAGMPDPAVLLDRAGRVIHLNAAAAQLAPALRRNELAQFALRSPEIITALREAIATTEPRRATYLDHVPVDRWLELMITPVPVPTSFGGADKCMLMTFHDQTPLRRVEEMRADFVANASHELRTPLAALSGFIDTLQGQAKDDPKARERFLGIMHNQATRMARLIDDLLSLSRVELSAHVRPDTLVDLLPIIRQVADGLEPLARERQVEVETHLPDAPVMIAGDREELLRLFENLIENALKYGASGGRVIVSLTQTAATDGTQEIRVMVRDFGPGIAPEHLPRLTERFYRVDVGDSRSQGGTGLGLSLVKHILNRHRGRLLIESVPRQGATFTACFPQAKTQAVP from the coding sequence ATGGCGATCGACGCCCCATCTTCTCCCAACGCCCAGCCCTGGTCCGATCGGCTGCGGCACTCCACCATCATCCTGATCGCCGCGGCGCTGGCGCTGTCGGTGGTGGTCTCGCTGGGCGAGTTGTCGGCGCTGCACGCCGCCCTCGTGTTCCTCTGCGTCGCCGCGGCGGCGCTGATCCCCTGGCGCCTGCACGATCCCGCCGCATCGCGCGACGACGTCAGGCGCATCAACCCGGTCGAGAGCGCGGCGGTGGCTGCTGTCGTCGCCGGCATGCCGGATCCCGCGGTGCTGCTCGACCGCGCCGGCCGCGTCATCCATCTCAATGCCGCCGCCGCCCAGCTCGCGCCGGCGCTGCGCAGGAACGAGCTCGCCCAATTTGCCCTGCGCTCGCCGGAGATCATCACGGCCTTGCGCGAGGCGATCGCGACCACCGAGCCGCGACGGGCGACCTATCTCGACCATGTCCCGGTCGATCGCTGGCTGGAGCTCATGATCACGCCGGTGCCGGTGCCGACCAGTTTCGGTGGCGCCGACAAGTGCATGCTGATGACCTTCCACGACCAGACGCCGCTGCGGCGGGTCGAAGAGATGCGGGCCGATTTCGTCGCCAATGCCAGCCACGAGCTGCGCACGCCGCTCGCTGCCTTGTCCGGTTTCATCGACACCCTCCAGGGCCAGGCCAAGGACGATCCGAAGGCGCGCGAGCGCTTCCTCGGCATCATGCACAACCAGGCCACCCGCATGGCCCGCCTGATCGACGACCTGCTCTCGCTGTCGCGCGTCGAGCTCTCGGCCCATGTCCGTCCCGACACCCTGGTCGACCTGCTGCCGATCATCCGCCAGGTCGCCGACGGGCTCGAGCCGCTGGCCCGGGAACGCCAGGTCGAGGTCGAGACCCATCTGCCGGACGCCCCGGTGATGATCGCAGGCGATCGTGAGGAGCTGCTCCGCCTGTTCGAGAACCTGATCGAGAACGCGCTCAAATATGGCGCTTCGGGCGGACGCGTCATCGTGTCGCTGACGCAGACGGCGGCCACTGATGGAACTCAGGAAATCCGGGTCATGGTCCGCGATTTCGGCCCCGGCATCGCGCCCGAGCATCTGCCGCGGCTGACCGAGCGCTTCTATCGGGTCGACGTCGGCGACAGCCGCTCGCAAGGCGGAACCGGCCTCGGATTATCGCTGGTGAAACATATTCTTAACCGTCATCGCGGGCGGCTCCTGATCGAAAGCGTACCGCGCCAGGGTGCCACTTTCACCGCCTGTTTTCCCCAGGCCAAGACGCAGGCCGTCCCCTAA
- a CDS encoding polysaccharide deacetylase family protein: MKQLRNNVIRAGLEALYFSGAHHLLRPLLSGVGAIFMLHHVRPAREAAFQPNRHLEVTPDFLRATLCHLRSRDIDIVSMDELHERLVQGRFARRFAAFTLDDGYRDNLEHALPVLREFDAPLTVYVASDFAEGTGRLWWIALEAVIAKTDQIDVKIGSSALRLDATTPAAKRVAFGRLHDWLRALPGEHDLKREIEALCTNYGVDMEALCRSLCLSWGEVKTLAADPLVTIGAHTVSHSNLAKQTEEIAAREMAVSRARIEQALERPVLHFAYPYGDRDAAGEREFALAAAAGFKTAVTTRPGMLFAENAGHMTALPRVSLNGNYQDARILPVLTSGAATAMWNGFRRIAAA; the protein is encoded by the coding sequence ATGAAACAACTCCGCAACAACGTCATCCGCGCCGGGCTGGAAGCGCTCTATTTCAGCGGGGCGCACCATTTGTTGCGCCCGTTGCTATCGGGCGTCGGCGCCATTTTCATGCTGCATCACGTGCGGCCCGCCCGCGAGGCTGCGTTCCAGCCGAACCGGCATCTCGAAGTCACCCCCGATTTTCTGCGCGCGACGCTCTGCCACTTGCGCTCGCGCGACATCGACATCGTCAGCATGGACGAGCTGCATGAGCGGCTGGTGCAGGGCCGGTTCGCGCGCCGCTTCGCCGCCTTCACCCTCGATGATGGCTATCGCGACAATCTCGAGCATGCGCTGCCGGTGCTGCGCGAATTTGACGCGCCCTTGACCGTCTATGTCGCGAGCGATTTCGCCGAGGGCACCGGACGCCTGTGGTGGATCGCGCTGGAAGCGGTGATCGCCAAGACCGACCAGATCGACGTGAAAATCGGCTCGTCCGCGCTGCGGCTCGATGCGACGACCCCTGCCGCCAAGCGCGTGGCGTTCGGCCGCCTGCACGACTGGCTGCGCGCGTTGCCGGGCGAGCACGACCTCAAGCGCGAGATCGAAGCCCTCTGCACGAACTACGGCGTCGACATGGAAGCGCTGTGCCGCAGCCTTTGCCTGTCTTGGGGCGAGGTGAAGACATTGGCCGCCGATCCCCTGGTCACGATCGGCGCGCATACCGTGAGCCACAGCAATCTCGCCAAACAGACGGAAGAGATCGCCGCACGGGAAATGGCGGTGAGCCGTGCCCGGATCGAGCAGGCACTTGAGCGGCCCGTGCTGCATTTCGCCTATCCCTATGGCGACCGCGACGCGGCGGGCGAGCGCGAATTCGCCCTCGCTGCGGCAGCGGGCTTCAAGACCGCGGTGACCACGCGCCCCGGCATGCTGTTCGCCGAGAACGCCGGCCACATGACCGCGCTGCCGCGCGTCTCGCTCAACGGCAACTACCAGGACGCGCGGATCCTGCCGGTGCTGACCTCGGGCGCCGCGACCGCGATGTGGAATGGCTTTCGCCGGATTGCGGCGGCGTAG
- the pstB gene encoding phosphate ABC transporter ATP-binding protein PstB: MSEMSVSMSAPTVHPGSQPLPEAPAKVTARNLNFYYGEHHALKNINLALGTNRVTAFIGPSGCGKSTLLRIFNRMYDLYPGQRATGQLLLDQTNILDPKLDLNLLRARVGMVFQKPTPFPMTIYENIAFGIRLYEKISKSEMDGRVEKALRGGALWNEVKDKLNASGLSLSGGQQQRLCIARTVAVRPEVILFDEPCSALDPISTAKVEELIQELSENYTIAIVTHNMQQAARVSDKTAFMYLGELIEFDDTSKIFTSPSDRRTQDYITGRFG; the protein is encoded by the coding sequence ATGAGTGAAATGTCTGTTTCCATGAGTGCGCCGACCGTTCACCCCGGCTCGCAGCCGCTGCCCGAGGCGCCCGCCAAGGTCACCGCGCGCAATCTGAACTTCTACTACGGTGAGCACCACGCGCTGAAGAACATCAATCTGGCGCTCGGCACCAACCGTGTCACGGCCTTCATCGGCCCGTCGGGCTGCGGCAAGTCGACCCTGCTGCGCATCTTCAATCGGATGTACGATCTTTATCCGGGCCAGCGCGCCACCGGCCAGCTGTTGCTGGATCAGACCAACATCCTCGATCCCAAGCTCGACCTCAATTTGCTGCGCGCTCGCGTCGGCATGGTGTTCCAGAAGCCGACGCCGTTCCCGATGACGATCTACGAGAACATCGCCTTCGGCATCCGCCTCTACGAGAAGATCTCGAAATCCGAGATGGACGGCCGCGTCGAGAAGGCGCTTCGCGGCGGCGCGTTGTGGAACGAGGTCAAGGACAAGCTCAACGCCTCCGGCCTGTCGCTCTCCGGCGGCCAGCAGCAGCGTCTCTGCATCGCGCGCACCGTCGCGGTGCGGCCCGAGGTGATCCTATTCGACGAGCCCTGCTCGGCGCTCGATCCGATCTCGACCGCCAAGGTCGAGGAGCTGATCCAGGAACTGTCCGAAAATTACACGATCGCGATCGTCACCCATAATATGCAGCAGGCGGCCCGCGTCTCCGACAAGACCGCCTTCATGTATCTCGGCGAGCTGATCGAGTTCGACGACACCAGCAAGATCTTCACGTCGCCGAGCGACCGGCGCACGCAGGATTACATCACCGGCCGGTTCGGCTGA
- a CDS encoding lysylphosphatidylglycerol synthase domain-containing protein, protein MLEAIRRAMTFLREKQVLHKLGVVISVAVIGIACYVLYHMLRGIDRNEVVEAIKSTEPSQIAMAALFVAAGYFTLTFYDLFATRAIGHPHVPYRINALAAFTSYSIGHNVGASVFTGGAVRYRIYSAYGLNAIDVAKICFLAGLTFWLGNAAVLGLGIAYHPEAAASIDQLPAWLNRTLALAIIVALIAYVVWVWTQPRVVGRGPWTVVLPGGPLTLLQIAIGIVDLGFCALAMYVLVPDEPNLGFIVVAVIFVSATLLGFASHSPGGLGVFDAAMLVGLWQMDREELLGGMLLFRVLYYLAPFVISVILLTFREVMIGARSKRLQQAALKLDPGPAREAAYVRERSDGGA, encoded by the coding sequence ATGCTGGAAGCCATACGCAGGGCGATGACGTTTCTGCGCGAGAAGCAAGTCCTGCATAAGCTTGGAGTTGTGATCAGCGTCGCGGTCATCGGCATCGCTTGCTATGTGCTCTACCACATGCTGCGAGGCATCGATCGCAACGAGGTCGTCGAGGCGATCAAGAGCACCGAGCCGAGCCAGATCGCGATGGCGGCTCTGTTCGTCGCCGCGGGCTATTTCACCCTGACCTTCTACGACCTGTTCGCCACGCGCGCGATCGGCCACCCCCACGTTCCCTATCGCATCAATGCGCTCGCCGCCTTCACCAGCTATTCGATCGGTCACAATGTCGGCGCCTCAGTCTTCACCGGCGGCGCGGTGCGCTACCGCATCTATTCGGCCTATGGGCTGAATGCGATCGACGTCGCCAAGATCTGTTTCCTCGCCGGCCTGACCTTCTGGCTCGGCAACGCCGCCGTGCTCGGCCTCGGCATCGCCTACCACCCGGAGGCAGCCGCCTCGATCGACCAGCTGCCGGCCTGGCTGAACCGGACGCTGGCGCTGGCGATCATCGTGGCGCTGATCGCCTATGTGGTCTGGGTCTGGACCCAGCCGCGGGTGGTCGGCCGCGGGCCCTGGACCGTGGTGCTGCCGGGTGGCCCGCTGACGCTGCTCCAGATCGCGATCGGTATCGTCGATCTCGGCTTCTGCGCGCTCGCCATGTACGTGCTGGTCCCGGACGAGCCCAATCTCGGCTTCATCGTGGTCGCGGTGATCTTCGTCTCGGCGACGCTGCTCGGCTTTGCCAGCCATTCGCCCGGAGGCCTTGGCGTGTTCGACGCCGCCATGCTGGTCGGCCTCTGGCAGATGGACCGGGAGGAGCTCTTGGGCGGGATGCTGCTGTTCCGCGTCCTCTATTATCTGGCCCCCTTCGTCATATCTGTAATCTTGCTGACGTTTCGCGAAGTTATGATCGGCGCACGTTCGAAGCGCTTGCAGCAGGCGGCGCTCAAGCTCGATCCCGGTCCGGCGCGTGAGGCCGCCTATGTGAGAGAGCGCAGCGACGGTGGCGCCTGA
- the pstA gene encoding phosphate ABC transporter permease PstA, which yields MNPIYSRRRRWDIVIRGLCIAAAAFGVTWLALILATLLYNGLAGLNLQVFTENTPPPGSNEGGLLNAIVGSLIMTVIGVGIGAPLGLFAGTYLAEYGRNDKLTSVIRFINDILLSAPSIIIGLFIYGAVVVPMRGFSAIAGALALAVIVIPVVVRTTEDMLLLVPNPLREAASALGLPRSLVIKRIAYRAARSGLITGVLLATARVAGETAPLLFTALSNQFFSLGLNKTMANLPVTINNFVQSPYEYWKQLAWSGALLITLTVLALNIGARILGAERTAK from the coding sequence ATGAACCCGATCTATTCACGCCGCCGCCGCTGGGACATCGTCATTCGCGGCCTCTGCATCGCAGCCGCAGCGTTCGGCGTCACCTGGCTCGCGCTGATCCTGGCGACGCTGCTTTACAACGGCCTTGCCGGGCTCAACCTCCAGGTCTTCACCGAGAACACGCCGCCGCCCGGATCGAACGAGGGCGGTCTGCTCAACGCCATCGTCGGCTCGCTCATCATGACCGTGATCGGCGTCGGCATCGGCGCGCCGCTCGGCCTGTTCGCCGGCACCTATCTCGCCGAGTACGGCCGCAACGACAAGCTGACCTCGGTGATCCGCTTCATCAACGACATTCTCCTGTCGGCGCCCTCGATCATCATCGGCCTGTTCATCTACGGCGCGGTGGTGGTGCCGATGCGTGGCTTCTCGGCCATCGCCGGCGCGCTGGCGCTCGCCGTGATCGTAATCCCGGTCGTGGTGCGCACCACCGAAGACATGCTGCTGCTGGTGCCGAACCCGCTGCGCGAGGCGGCCTCCGCGCTCGGTCTGCCGCGGTCGCTGGTGATCAAGCGCATCGCCTATCGCGCCGCGCGCTCCGGCCTCATCACCGGCGTGCTGCTGGCGACTGCCCGCGTCGCGGGCGAGACCGCGCCGCTGCTGTTCACGGCGCTGTCGAACCAGTTCTTCAGCCTCGGCCTGAACAAGACGATGGCCAACCTGCCGGTGACCATCAACAACTTCGTGCAGAGCCCCTACGAATATTGGAAGCAACTCGCCTGGAGCGGCGCGTTGCTCATCACCCTGACTGTGCTTGCCCTGAACATTGGCGCGCGCATCCTTGGCGCCGAGAGGACTGCAAAATGA
- the pstS gene encoding phosphate ABC transporter substrate-binding protein PstS, translating into MNFLKTIVAAGLVAASTTAAFAADITGAGATFPFPIYSKWADAYKKETGNGLNYQSIGSGGGIKQIQAKTVTFGASDAPLKAEQLEKDGLVQWPMVMGAIVPVVNLEGVKPGELVFDGETLASIYLGKITKWDDAAIKKLNPNVKLPSDAITVVRRSDGSGTTFNFTNYLSKASADWKSKVGEGTAVEWPVGVGAKGNEGVSGNISQTKNSIGYVEYAYAKQNKLTYAGLVNKAGKPVQPTVEAFQAAAANADWSKAPGYYVILTDQPGDKSWPITAATFILMHKSATDKAASQEAIKFFRWAFKNGGKMAEELDYIPMPDSVVQQVEKTWAAEIKS; encoded by the coding sequence ATGAATTTCCTCAAAACTATCGTCGCTGCTGGCTTGGTCGCCGCATCGACGACGGCAGCCTTTGCTGCCGACATCACGGGTGCCGGCGCGACGTTCCCGTTCCCGATCTATTCGAAGTGGGCTGACGCCTACAAGAAAGAGACCGGCAACGGTCTGAACTACCAGTCCATCGGCTCGGGCGGCGGCATCAAGCAGATCCAGGCCAAGACCGTGACCTTCGGTGCCAGCGACGCGCCGCTCAAGGCCGAGCAGCTCGAGAAGGACGGTCTCGTGCAGTGGCCGATGGTGATGGGCGCCATCGTTCCCGTCGTCAACCTCGAGGGCGTGAAGCCGGGCGAACTGGTGTTCGACGGCGAGACCCTGGCCAGCATCTATCTCGGCAAGATCACCAAGTGGGACGACGCCGCGATCAAGAAGCTCAATCCGAACGTGAAGCTGCCGTCGGACGCCATCACCGTGGTCCGCCGTTCGGACGGTTCGGGCACCACCTTCAACTTCACCAACTATCTCTCCAAGGCCAGCGCGGACTGGAAGAGCAAGGTCGGCGAGGGCACCGCGGTCGAGTGGCCGGTCGGCGTCGGCGCCAAGGGCAACGAAGGCGTGTCGGGCAACATCAGCCAGACCAAGAACTCGATCGGTTATGTCGAGTACGCCTATGCCAAGCAGAACAAGCTGACCTACGCTGGTCTCGTCAACAAGGCCGGCAAGCCGGTGCAGCCGACCGTCGAGGCCTTCCAGGCGGCCGCCGCCAACGCCGACTGGTCCAAGGCTCCCGGCTACTACGTCATCCTGACCGACCAGCCCGGCGACAAGTCCTGGCCGATCACGGCGGCGACGTTCATCCTCATGCACAAGTCCGCCACCGACAAGGCGGCCTCGCAGGAAGCCATCAAGTTCTTCCGCTGGGCCTTCAAGAACGGCGGCAAGATGGCCGAGGAACTCGACTACATCCCGATGCCGGACAGCGTCGTCCAGCAGGTGGAAAAGACCTGGGCTGCCGAGATCAAGAGCTGA
- a CDS encoding OmpA family protein — translation MQKLFRWASKWWPGLIPLAVMWGFAAWNNTLPVEADLSARSAAALKDTVLDKTRITVDGRDVSLAAEAFSEEGRRDAVIAVETVPGVRLVDDRTRLVPEAKPFVWNAERDVVRVTLSGSAPLPSMRARLTEAARKEVAGVEVADQMGLARGAPPRFEAAATLLLDQIGKLKDGKITITDTKVNLSGMARELGGREAIAAALKNLPEGFSIAANDVKAPPYIFQAYKDPVAATVTMTGYVPDNAVHAAIATSASRKFFNEKVVDNLKASIGAPGSFNTAVVAALGALSRLSTGTLVVSDREVKLSGDALYEGAANDIRAGLGKDFPKNWQYKPEITVKPAAGPVDGTVCQQLFSDLLNKGKIRFAAKRADIDPDSAGILDHLIETALRCPNVNIEIAGHTDADGEDGFNRALSEKRAQAVIDYLIKAGLPASRFTAVGHGSTQPLAGNDTDEGKAQNRRIEFLVR, via the coding sequence ATGCAGAAGCTTTTCAGGTGGGCCAGCAAATGGTGGCCGGGGCTGATTCCCCTAGCCGTCATGTGGGGATTTGCGGCCTGGAATAATACCTTGCCGGTCGAGGCGGACCTGTCGGCCCGCAGCGCGGCGGCGCTGAAGGATACCGTTCTGGACAAGACCCGGATCACGGTCGACGGCCGCGATGTCAGCCTGGCCGCGGAGGCCTTCTCCGAGGAGGGGCGCCGCGACGCCGTGATTGCGGTGGAGACCGTCCCCGGCGTGCGGCTGGTCGACGACCGGACCCGCCTTGTTCCCGAGGCCAAGCCCTTCGTCTGGAATGCCGAACGCGACGTGGTGCGGGTCACCCTCTCGGGTTCCGCGCCGCTGCCCTCGATGCGGGCGCGGCTGACCGAGGCGGCGCGCAAGGAGGTCGCCGGCGTCGAGGTGGCCGATCAGATGGGTCTGGCGCGGGGCGCGCCTCCGCGGTTCGAGGCCGCCGCGACGTTGCTGCTCGACCAGATCGGCAAGCTCAAGGACGGCAAGATCACAATCACGGACACCAAGGTCAATCTGTCGGGCATGGCGCGCGAGCTTGGCGGCCGTGAGGCGATCGCGGCCGCGCTGAAGAACCTGCCCGAGGGTTTCTCGATTGCCGCCAACGACGTCAAGGCGCCCCCCTACATCTTCCAGGCCTACAAGGATCCGGTGGCCGCGACGGTGACGATGACAGGCTATGTCCCGGACAACGCTGTTCACGCCGCGATCGCAACCAGCGCCTCGCGAAAGTTCTTCAACGAGAAAGTTGTCGACAACCTCAAGGCGAGTATCGGTGCGCCCGGCTCCTTCAACACCGCCGTGGTTGCAGCGCTCGGTGCGCTGTCGCGCCTGTCCACCGGCACGCTCGTGGTGTCGGACCGCGAGGTGAAGCTGTCGGGCGATGCGCTCTATGAAGGCGCCGCCAACGACATCCGCGCCGGGCTCGGCAAGGATTTCCCGAAGAATTGGCAATACAAGCCGGAAATCACGGTGAAGCCTGCGGCCGGCCCCGTCGACGGCACCGTGTGTCAGCAGCTGTTCTCGGACCTACTGAATAAGGGCAAGATCCGCTTTGCGGCGAAACGCGCCGACATTGATCCGGATTCCGCCGGTATTCTCGATCACCTGATCGAGACGGCGCTGCGCTGCCCCAATGTCAATATCGAGATCGCCGGGCACACCGATGCCGACGGCGAGGACGGCTTCAACAGGGCTCTCTCGGAGAAGCGCGCCCAAGCGGTGATCGATTACCTCATCAAGGCCGGCCTGCCCGCCAGCCGCTTCACGGCGGTTGGTCACGGCAGCACGCAGCCGCTCGCCGGCAACGACACCGACGAAGGCAAGGCGCAGAACCGCCGCATCGAATTCCTGGTGAGGTGA
- the pstC gene encoding phosphate ABC transporter permease subunit PstC → MAVQSDVIDDAGPYDRAKALSAFKLGDVTFYWITRLSAISVLLILGGIIMSLVVGAFPAIKEYGLPFLWTQRWAPSADPPVLGALGPIYGTLVTSFIAMLIAIPVGLGIAIFLTELCPQWLRRPIGMAVELLAGIPSIIYGMWGFFVLGPFLANTFQPFMIRVFDGVPVLGAIFAGPPSYLSLFNAALILAIMVLPFITSISVDVFKTVPPVLKEAAYGVGCTTWEVVRSVVIPYTRVGIIGGVMLALGRALGETMAVTFIIGNSFRISSSIFAPGTTISAAIASEFAESDGLHQSGLILLGLLLFVLTFFVLAAARLMLLRLETKAGK, encoded by the coding sequence ATGGCCGTTCAGAGCGATGTAATCGACGACGCCGGACCGTATGATCGCGCCAAGGCCTTGAGCGCGTTCAAGCTCGGCGACGTCACCTTCTACTGGATCACGCGGCTTTCCGCGATCTCGGTGCTGCTGATCCTCGGCGGCATCATCATGTCCTTGGTCGTCGGTGCCTTCCCCGCGATCAAGGAATACGGCCTGCCGTTCCTGTGGACGCAGCGCTGGGCGCCGTCGGCCGATCCGCCCGTGCTCGGCGCGCTCGGGCCGATCTACGGCACGCTCGTCACCTCCTTCATCGCGATGCTGATCGCCATTCCGGTCGGTCTCGGCATTGCGATCTTCCTCACCGAGCTCTGCCCGCAATGGCTGCGCCGCCCGATCGGCATGGCGGTCGAGCTGCTCGCCGGCATTCCCTCGATCATCTACGGCATGTGGGGCTTCTTCGTGCTCGGCCCCTTCCTGGCCAACACGTTCCAACCCTTCATGATCAGGGTCTTCGACGGCGTCCCCGTGCTGGGCGCTATCTTCGCAGGCCCCCCGTCCTATCTCAGCCTGTTCAACGCCGCCCTGATCCTCGCCATCATGGTGCTGCCCTTCATCACTTCGATCTCGGTCGACGTGTTCAAGACTGTGCCGCCGGTGCTCAAGGAAGCCGCCTACGGCGTCGGCTGCACCACCTGGGAGGTCGTCCGCAGCGTGGTGATCCCCTACACCCGCGTCGGCATCATCGGCGGCGTCATGCTGGCGCTGGGGCGCGCCCTGGGCGAGACCATGGCCGTGACCTTCATCATCGGCAACTCGTTCCGCATCTCCTCCTCGATCTTCGCGCCGGGCACGACGATCTCGGCGGCGATTGCCTCCGAGTTCGCCGAAAGCGACGGCCTGCACCAGTCCGGCCTGATCCTGCTCGGCCTCTTGCTGTTCGTGCTGACGTTCTTCGTGCTCGCGGCCGCCCGGTTGATGCTGCTGCGCCTGGAAACCAAGGCGGGGAAGTGA
- a CDS encoding SDR family oxidoreductase, producing MFNDLFSLKGRVALVTGGSRGIGKMIAAGFLSAGAAKVYITARKAGPCEETAKALTAQYDGECIALPIDISTVAGAELLASEYNKRESKLDILVNNAGAAWGADFDEFPESGWDKVMNLNVKAPFFLTKALAPTLRASASAERPAKVINIASIDGIFVNPGETYSYAASKAGLIHLTRRMAVKLTPDHIVVTAIAPGPFKSDMNRAARDHADEVATRVPVGRIGTDEDMAGAAIYLASRAGDYVVGATIAVDGGIVYANPGIKGSGWDSD from the coding sequence ATGTTCAACGACCTGTTCTCGCTCAAAGGCCGTGTTGCGCTCGTGACGGGCGGCTCGCGCGGCATCGGCAAGATGATCGCGGCGGGCTTTCTCAGCGCCGGCGCGGCAAAGGTCTACATCACCGCGCGCAAGGCGGGGCCCTGCGAGGAGACCGCCAAGGCGCTCACCGCGCAATATGACGGCGAATGCATCGCGCTGCCGATCGACATCTCGACGGTTGCCGGCGCCGAGCTGCTGGCGAGCGAATACAACAAGCGCGAGTCCAAGCTCGACATTCTCGTCAACAATGCGGGCGCGGCCTGGGGCGCGGATTTCGACGAGTTTCCGGAAAGCGGCTGGGACAAGGTGATGAACCTGAACGTGAAGGCGCCGTTCTTCCTGACCAAGGCACTGGCGCCGACGCTGCGCGCATCCGCGAGCGCGGAGCGGCCGGCCAAGGTGATCAACATCGCCTCGATCGACGGCATCTTCGTCAATCCCGGCGAGACCTATTCCTATGCGGCGAGCAAGGCCGGGCTGATTCACCTGACGCGGCGCATGGCGGTCAAGCTCACCCCCGACCACATCGTGGTCACGGCGATCGCCCCCGGTCCGTTCAAGTCAGACATGAACCGCGCCGCGCGCGATCATGCCGACGAAGTCGCGACCCGCGTGCCGGTGGGCCGCATCGGCACCGACGAGGACATGGCTGGCGCCGCGATCTATCTGGCGTCACGTGCGGGCGATTACGTGGTGGGCGCGACCATCGCGGTGGATGGCGGGATCGTCTATGCGAACCCGGGGATCAAGGGGAGCGGGTGGGACAGCGATTGA
- the phoU gene encoding phosphate signaling complex protein PhoU has translation MGSEHTAKAFDTDLQELTRLVAEMGGIAERMIVDSVDALIRRDVALGQRVVTIDAELDALQKRIEERAVLTIARRQPMAVDLREIVGAMRVATDLERIGDLAKNMGKRVAALDADFHPLKLFRGLEHMTDLVQQQVKSVLDAYAAHDLPAAMAVWKGDEEVDAICTSLFRELLTYMMEDPRNISFCIHLMFCAKNIERIGDHATNIAETVFYMIEGQAITDKRPKGDMTTFATTVPNT, from the coding sequence ATGGGTTCTGAACATACCGCAAAGGCCTTCGACACCGACCTCCAGGAGCTCACGCGTCTGGTCGCCGAGATGGGGGGCATCGCCGAGCGCATGATCGTCGATTCCGTCGACGCGCTGATCCGCCGCGACGTCGCGCTCGGCCAGCGCGTCGTCACCATCGACGCCGAGCTCGACGCGCTGCAGAAGCGCATCGAGGAGCGCGCCGTGCTCACCATCGCCCGCCGCCAGCCGATGGCGGTCGACCTGCGCGAGATCGTCGGCGCCATGCGCGTCGCGACCGATCTCGAGCGCATCGGCGACCTCGCCAAGAACATGGGCAAGCGCGTCGCTGCGCTCGATGCGGACTTCCATCCGCTGAAGCTGTTCCGGGGCCTTGAGCACATGACCGACCTCGTGCAGCAGCAGGTCAAGTCGGTGCTGGACGCCTATGCCGCGCATGATCTGCCGGCGGCGATGGCGGTGTGGAAGGGCGACGAGGAGGTCGACGCCATCTGCACCTCGCTGTTCCGCGAGCTCCTCACCTACATGATGGAGGATCCGCGCAACATCTCGTTCTGCATCCACCTGATGTTCTGCGCCAAGAACATCGAGCGGATCGGCGACCACGCCACCAACATCGCCGAGACCGTGTTCTACATGATCGAGGGTCAGGCGATCACCGACAAGCGGCCGAAGGGCGACATGACGACCTTCGCCACGACGGTCCCGAATACCTGA